In Ruminiclostridium josui JCM 17888, the genomic window ATTTTAATAGGTTATGTAAAATATTTATAAATAAAAAACTGTCGGGGTGATATAAATTGATTGATATGATTGAACAAAATTACGGCATTCATTATGATAACGATTCAACGGCTAATTACCTGGTTTTAAGTTCTGTAAACAATAGTAAATTAATAGACTATCAGGTCCAAATGCTACTGAATAACAGGATTCATGGACTTTTGGACTTTCATATAAACTCTGTTGGCAATCAAACAAATTGTTTTTATGATATTACTTCAAAATGTACTCTTGTTAACATAATGAACCGTAAAAGGTATAACCGCTACGAATTTTTGATAACAATGCTAATGATTACAAAAAGTATAATAGGAATTAAGAATTATTTATTAAATACTGATAACATACTTTTGGATGAAAATTACATTTATGTAGACCCTGAAACAATGAACTTATTTTTTGCATATTTACCTTTTGAAAATAACACAAATGATGTTAAAACGTTTTTACTAAATATGATTATAAAACTAGTTAAGTTTCAAGAAGAAGACTGCGATAATTATATACAAAGAATTTTGGAAAACATAAAAAGTGAAATGTTTAATATAATCCGTCTGAAAGAATTATTGGAAAACCTACTGGGTCAGGATATTAAAAAAAATACATCAAATGAAATTATAGATATATCAGATATTGCAGATAAGACAGCAGTTGAAAAGCCAAAATCCCCAATTAAAAGAGGTGAGGTCAAAATACCGAATTTACCTACCAAAGAATTTTCCAATGTAGATGTAAACATAAAATCTAAAGCTCCATTGAAATTATTCAGTAAAATAAACCTTACCTCAATAATAATTCAACCTGTCCTCATAATAATTTTTGTTATAATTTTATCAAGTAATTTTGTGAGAATGTCGGAAAACCCAAAAATCACTGCAATAATTTTGACATTAATCTTTATAGGAATAGATGTTCTTGCAATACGTATTTTAAACGAGAAAAAAGAAGAAAGTAGTGAAAGTTATAAACCTTTAAAATACATTACAGAAAAAATGCGTGAAAACGGTTTTGTACCTGCTAAGCAGATACCTAAAGATAAGGATAATAAAAACTGTGAAGAAACAACATATATAGAAAAAGAAAACTACAATAGCGGTGAAACTGTTATTCTTAGACAAAGCCAGCCTCAAGACACGCCATTTTTGCAAGAAAGAGATGGAGGGAATATTATCAAAGTTGACAGAAACAGTATTTTAATAGGTAGAATGGGAAGTTTTGTAGACTATATAATTGATAATAATGCAGTAGGCAAGGTTCATGCTGAGATTTTGAAGGAAGATGATTCATACTTTATTATGGATTGTAGTTCGAAAAATGGAACTTATTTGAATGATGACAGAATAAAGCCAAATACAAAAATCAAAGTTAACAATAATGACATTATACGATTTGCAAACAAGGAATATACTTTTATAATTCCGTATTAGTAGTTAAAATAAATATTAAAGAAAATGGTTATTACATGATTAAATACATTATTTTGTTTATAATTTTACTTCTTTCAGTATTGAGTGACCTAAAATCATCAAAAATCAGAAATATATATACAGTGTCAGCCATTATTGCTGGATTTACAATTAATACTTACTCATTAGGTATACATGGTTTCAAGGAAAGTATGATAGGCAGTATTATTCCGGTAGTGATATTAGCAATATTCTTTTATGCAAGGCTCATAGGTGCTGGGGATATAAAGCTTTACTCGAGTATTGGAGCTATTTTTGGAATAGAATTTGTAATTATGGCAGCAGCGTACTCTTTTTTGATTTGCGGTTTATATTCATTGGCTACGTTATGCATAAAAAGGAGAGTTCTAAGCACATTTGCTCCATTTTTTAGGGAAATAAAACTATGTTTTATGACACAGAGTATTTCATGTTTTGAAAATAAAACAACCCATACAATTGTTAGAATGTCTCCTTCAATTGCAGCGGGTTGTATATTTCAGATATTATTAACTTTATAATGAGGAGAAATTGCTACATTCTCTACAAAGATGAATTAATTCAGAGTATTTTTCTTCGGCATCTTTATACCCTTCAGCATAGAGCTTTTTAAGATTTTCAGGATTTCTTTCAAACCTTGAGATTTTAACTGGCTTTTTAGGCCTGATAATCACGGCTTTATTTTCTTTCTCCAATTTTTCTGCTAACTTAATACTTTCATTATAATGAATGTGTCTGTTTTTAATTGCTTCTGAAAGATTAGGGTAATTTTTTAGCTTAAGTTTACACAGGGGATACAATCTATTTGGTTTTTTCTCATATCCTTTATGTCTGGTAAGAACAATAACATGTTTGTCAAATCCATTATTGACTGAGTATTGGATAGGAATTGAATCAGAAGGACCCCCGTCAACTAGTTTTCTTCCATCAACTTCAACTATGGGAGAAAGTAAAGGAATAGAACTGGAAGCTCTTACATAAACGTCGTCAACTCTCATATCTTTAACGAGAGAATAATAACTCTTTCCTGTTTCACAATCAGTAGAAACAACTGTTAGTTTGCAATCGGAGTTTTTAAATTTATCGTAATCAAAAGGAATAAGCTTATTAGGAATATCATCAAAAAGAAAATCCATATTAAAAATAGAACCTCTTGTAAAAAGCCCCATAATACTAACATAACGATTGTCGTTACAATACCCTGCATTAATCTCAAGATTTCTGCCTCGCTGCCCAGTTATGTAAGAAACGGAATTGCAGGCTCCTGCTGATACTCCTACAATGTCTTTAAAAAACATTTTATGGTCAAGAAAGAAGTCCAAAACACCTGCAGTATACAACCCGCGCATACCTCCGCCTTCAAGAATTAAATTTACTCTAGCCATTAATGTATTACACTCCTTATATTTCCATGCTTTTTAAAGAATTATATCTCTTTTCCCTGTTTGATTCAATGCAACAATTTTATATTATAATCATATATCCCAAAAATGTACTTTAAAAATAATAGCTGATATAATTAATAAAAAAGAAGTTTATGTAAAAAATAGGTTTTAAATTTATACAGGAGGTTTATTCTATGAAATCTTTCAGAAAAGAGTTATTTTTTAATATACCACGAAGAAGAGCTTATATAAATATAACACACCAGGTTCAGCAGTGTATTGATGAAAGCGGCATTAAAGAAGGAATGGTTTTGGTTAATGCAATGAACATTACTGCAAGTGTTTTTATAAATGATGACGAAGCGGGGCTTCATGCCGATTTTGAAAAATGGCTTGAAAAACTTGCGCCTGAAAAACCTTATAGTCAATATAGCCATAACGGTTATGAAGACAATGCAGATGCACATTTAAAGAGGCAAATAATGGGGAGAGAAGCAGTTATAGCAATTACTAACGGCAAGTTGGATTTTGGAACATGGGAACAGATTTTTTATGGCGAGTATGACGGAAAGAGAGAAAAAAGAGTACTTGTGAAAATTATCGGAGAATAAAAAATTCTTGAAAGAGACATTTTCAACTGATAACTTGCTGGGAATAAACAGTTTGCAATATATTCAGTTAGTGTTGTGCCGGGTGAAATTACTGACGGAAGGTGTAATAACCGCATAAGTCCTAAAAATAGGTTGCTGGCAAAGCTTTCCGTCAGTGCACATTCGGAGTTAACAGGCTCTGGCTTTTTCAAAATGTTAAGGTTATTTCTTTAATATCAGTTTCCAATTTTCTAAATACAACACCTGCTTTATCAAACATCCTTTTGGATGCTTTAACACTATCTGTATCAGCATATTTATCGCTTAAGTAGATTACTTCCCTTATACCTGATTGAATTATAGCCTTTGCACATTCGTTACAGGGAAAGAGGGCGGTATAAATTTTACTGCCTTCAAGTGAAACTCCTCTGTTATTTAGAATTGCATTAAGTTCAGCATGTACGACATAAGGATATTTGGTACAAAGAATATTTCCTTCTCTTTCCCATGGAAATTCATCATCAGAACATCCAAAGGGGAATCCGTTATAACCAACACTTAAAATTCTGTTATTTTTCCCGTCAACAATACAAGAACCAACTGGAGTAGATGGGTCTTTGCTTCTTTTCCCGGATAAAACGGCTATTCCCATAAAATATTCGTCCCAGCTAATATAGTCAGTTCTTTTACTCATGATAAATATCTCCTTTGGCTTATTTTATATTATTTAATTATATAATAATTGTTAACTGAAAGATAAGATAGATTAATTTATACCTGTAATATGAACAAAGTATGTTTTGTATGCATTGTTTGTCCATGGGGTAAACCATGAATCTTCAGTATGTTCTGCTATGACAGGCTCATACCTTTCTTTTCCACTATTATAAACCATTCCTACAATAATGGCTGCATGTGAAATGAATGATTTATTCTTCCAGTGATACTGTATAATATCGCCGGGAACTATATATTTACCTATTGATGCAGTATATTGATTATCTCCCACAATTACTTTCTGAGTAGCTTTTGGACCAAATTCATTATTTTTAAAATTACCTAACAGGGTGCTGTTAAGTCCTCTGGCAGTACTCCAGGTCCAAGAATAATCATCATTTGGGGTTGCCAGAGCTCCTTTTTTGCTATAATACCATTGGAAGGCTCCGGTCTTGTCATTGACAGCACCCCCGGCTCTTAAACATTGGGAAACAAAATTAGTGCAGTCACCGCCTTTCCACTTTTCATCACCGAAATTGATGTATTCCTTTGAGTAATTGTTCCAATGATTGTATGCCCAATTGTAGACTTTATCTCTATTATATTCATCATTATTCACACTGGAAGTGCACATGTATGATGTTTTCCATTGGGTATTGTATGGTACTAATCTTGAAGATTTGCTATTATATGCTTTTTTCAATGCTTTTTCTGCCTCAGATTTTAGTGTAAGAATTTGATTATATAAGTCAGAGAGGTTATCTCTGGTTAGTTTGTCGGAATTGCCTTTTTTTGTTTGAAATTTATCTTGTGTGATTTTCCAAACACCGTTGTCAAATGATAATGTTATTAAATGTACTTCTGATTTTAGGCCTTTTATTGGTTTACCGGAAGGATTTGCAGCATTCCAGTAAATATCTGCTGTCAAGGTTGCCTTAATGCATGCACAATTATCAACAAAAAGAGTTTTATCTATTTTAACCTTAGGATTAACCTTTTCTATTATGTAATCGTTGGAAGCATAAGCAATTATATAATCCTCTAACAGCTGCTTTTTTATAAATAACAAATTTCTTTGAGTGGCTTCGGTTTTATTTGAAAAATATATGTCTATCTCATCAACATTGTGAGACACGACAGATTTAATTTTGGCACAAAGGAATTCTGTTGTTACTTGCACTGCAAGATTATAATTTATCGGTTTAGCCTGTAGACTGACAGGACATAGGATAATGAGGCAAGATAAAAATAAAGTTATAACTTTTTTTATAAAATTAAACATAATATCACCCAAAGTCATTGTCCCCAAATAAAATAATGTTATTCTACATGTATAAATACTGCTAATTTGGAAAATAATCCATATTAGGTTAATTTAATTAATAAGGAGTTCGCATATATGACTGAAAAAGACCAAAAAAAGTCCACAGATATTTGGATGCTCAAGGTGTTAACTATAGCTTTGGTATTGATAAGTACTTTACTAGCTTTTTTCTGTATCAGAGTAAACAATGTAGTAAATCAGTACAAAGAAAAATATAATAATGAATGTGTTCAATCCATGCTTATTATGAAATCAAATCAAGAATTAACAGCAAACACAAATAATTATAAATCTCAAAGTGATGAACTCAGTAAACTTAACAACGACCTAAAGAAACAAAATGAAGAGATTAAAAAACAGCTTGAAGAGCTGAAAAAACAAAATCAGCAATTGGAAGCTGCAAAAAGGGAATTAGCAGATGATAATCTTCAGCTTCAAAAGTCACTTAAAAAGGCTGCAGCAGTAGGTGTAAAACCTCAATCATACAAGATATTCAGTGGTGACATTCCCGAAAATATCAGTAACAGAAAGTATCTTGGTAAATTTCTCGGTACGGCATACACTCCATGTGCTGAGGAATGCGGCAATAACAAGGGCATAACCAGCTCAGGTAAGCCAATAGTACCTGGTGTATCCATAGCAATAGATAACACACATTGGCCTTATGGAACAATATTCTATATTAAGGGGTTAGGATATACTATTGCTATGGACACGGGAAGCGCAATAAAAGGTAAAAACAGATTTGATTTTGCAGTATTAGATAAGAAGTTTGCATATGAGCTTGGACAGCAATATTATGATGTGTATCTCGTAAAGATAGGAAACGGGAAGATTAGTGAATCTATTATAAACAAATCGGCTTAAACAAAAGAAACTTAATAAAAATTAGGAAATATTGACTTATTTATAAAATTGGTATATACTGAAAATGGATTGAAGTCAAAAAATTAATAATTTATCGCTGAATTATAGCGTTTTAATGCTATAAGCGGGGGAACCATTAAATGGGGTGAATCCTGGGTAACCAGGAAGGGTTAGTCTCTTACAACCCGAATCCGGCAGCTAACTTCGTAAGCGTTGGGGAGAAAGTGAATTTTTACATTTTGTAATTTTCCAACCAATGCTACAGTTTTCTGTAGCATTTTTAAGTTTAATCCTTATTCATTTTCTTCAAACTTTAATTATTGAATTTTAAATCTTACTTTATATTTGAAAGGGGAGGTAACTTATTTGATGAAAGTTTGTATCACAGGCTTGGGTCGCACCGGAAAGGAAATTGCACGGACTATATTATTACAAAATGAAATCCAGCTTGTTTCTGCTGTTTGCAGTCCGAACAGCAAATCTTTAAATAAGGATTTGGGCGAAATTCTTGGAATGAATAAAACTGGAATAACAGTTACGGGATCTGATAAACTTGAGGAAGTAATATTCAGGAACAAACCGGACGTTGTTATTGATTTTTCAAATCCAAAATCAGCATTGAAAAATGCTTTAATATTCTCAAAATACAGGATAAATATTGTAGTAGGAACTACGGGCTTTACAGATTATCAGCTAAAAAAGCTGTATGTAATTTGCAGAAAATTCAAAAACGGCATT contains:
- a CDS encoding secondary thiamine-phosphate synthase enzyme YjbQ, giving the protein MKSFRKELFFNIPRRRAYINITHQVQQCIDESGIKEGMVLVNAMNITASVFINDDEAGLHADFEKWLEKLAPEKPYSQYSHNGYEDNADAHLKRQIMGREAVIAITNGKLDFGTWEQIFYGEYDGKREKRVLVKIIGE
- a CDS encoding amidase domain-containing protein, whose amino-acid sequence is MFNFIKKVITLFLSCLIILCPVSLQAKPINYNLAVQVTTEFLCAKIKSVVSHNVDEIDIYFSNKTEATQRNLLFIKKQLLEDYIIAYASNDYIIEKVNPKVKIDKTLFVDNCACIKATLTADIYWNAANPSGKPIKGLKSEVHLITLSFDNGVWKITQDKFQTKKGNSDKLTRDNLSDLYNQILTLKSEAEKALKKAYNSKSSRLVPYNTQWKTSYMCTSSVNNDEYNRDKVYNWAYNHWNNYSKEYINFGDEKWKGGDCTNFVSQCLRAGGAVNDKTGAFQWYYSKKGALATPNDDYSWTWSTARGLNSTLLGNFKNNEFGPKATQKVIVGDNQYTASIGKYIVPGDIIQYHWKNKSFISHAAIIVGMVYNSGKERYEPVIAEHTEDSWFTPWTNNAYKTYFVHITGIN
- a CDS encoding patatin-like phospholipase family protein, which produces MARVNLILEGGGMRGLYTAGVLDFFLDHKMFFKDIVGVSAGACNSVSYITGQRGRNLEINAGYCNDNRYVSIMGLFTRGSIFNMDFLFDDIPNKLIPFDYDKFKNSDCKLTVVSTDCETGKSYYSLVKDMRVDDVYVRASSSIPLLSPIVEVDGRKLVDGGPSDSIPIQYSVNNGFDKHVIVLTRHKGYEKKPNRLYPLCKLKLKNYPNLSEAIKNRHIHYNESIKLAEKLEKENKAVIIRPKKPVKISRFERNPENLKKLYAEGYKDAEEKYSELIHLCRECSNFSSL
- a CDS encoding A24 family peptidase, whose amino-acid sequence is MIKYIILFIILLLSVLSDLKSSKIRNIYTVSAIIAGFTINTYSLGIHGFKESMIGSIIPVVILAIFFYARLIGAGDIKLYSSIGAIFGIEFVIMAAAYSFLICGLYSLATLCIKRRVLSTFAPFFREIKLCFMTQSISCFENKTTHTIVRMSPSIAAGCIFQILLTL
- a CDS encoding deoxycytidylate deaminase produces the protein MSKRTDYISWDEYFMGIAVLSGKRSKDPSTPVGSCIVDGKNNRILSVGYNGFPFGCSDDEFPWEREGNILCTKYPYVVHAELNAILNNRGVSLEGSKIYTALFPCNECAKAIIQSGIREVIYLSDKYADTDSVKASKRMFDKAGVVFRKLETDIKEITLTF
- a CDS encoding 3D domain-containing protein, whose product is MTEKDQKKSTDIWMLKVLTIALVLISTLLAFFCIRVNNVVNQYKEKYNNECVQSMLIMKSNQELTANTNNYKSQSDELSKLNNDLKKQNEEIKKQLEELKKQNQQLEAAKRELADDNLQLQKSLKKAAAVGVKPQSYKIFSGDIPENISNRKYLGKFLGTAYTPCAEECGNNKGITSSGKPIVPGVSIAIDNTHWPYGTIFYIKGLGYTIAMDTGSAIKGKNRFDFAVLDKKFAYELGQQYYDVYLVKIGNGKISESIINKSA
- a CDS encoding DUF6382 domain-containing protein, with product MIEQNYGIHYDNDSTANYLVLSSVNNSKLIDYQVQMLLNNRIHGLLDFHINSVGNQTNCFYDITSKCTLVNIMNRKRYNRYEFLITMLMITKSIIGIKNYLLNTDNILLDENYIYVDPETMNLFFAYLPFENNTNDVKTFLLNMIIKLVKFQEEDCDNYIQRILENIKSEMFNIIRLKELLENLLGQDIKKNTSNEIIDISDIADKTAVEKPKSPIKRGEVKIPNLPTKEFSNVDVNIKSKAPLKLFSKINLTSIIIQPVLIIIFVIILSSNFVRMSENPKITAIILTLIFIGIDVLAIRILNEKKEESSESYKPLKYITEKMRENGFVPAKQIPKDKDNKNCEETTYIEKENYNSGETVILRQSQPQDTPFLQERDGGNIIKVDRNSILIGRMGSFVDYIIDNNAVGKVHAEILKEDDSYFIMDCSSKNGTYLNDDRIKPNTKIKVNNNDIIRFANKEYTFIIPY